CTTGACAAAAGCAGTTTCTATGGAGAACTAGAGGAAAGCATGACCATCTGATTGGCGTGGGTTTAAGAGTTAATGGAaatcaacatcattagtcattagggcgGCGCAAGCCAAAGCCACAATGAAATTGGCGGCGCAAGCCAAAGCCACAATGAAATGCTACTTCACACCTGCGAGGACGGCTGTAATAAAAAAAGTCAGGTAATACAAAATGTAGCAAGGGCgtagagaaattagaaccctcatacattgttggtgggaatgtaaatggtaCAGTCCCTGTgcaaaacagtctggcagttcctcaaaaaaattaaacatagaattaacataagacccagcaattccatttctaagtATACacccaagaaaattaaaaagctgtGTTCACACCAAAACTTGCACacgaatgttcatagtagcatcaTTCATACAGCCAAGAGGTGGAGACatcccaaatatccatcaactgataaatgcaTAAACACAATGCAATATAGCCATACTgcagaatattatttggccataaaaaaggaatgaatcagTGATaaatgcaacaacatggatgaacctttatatgctaaatgaaagaagtcacaAAAAAAGCACATACTGcaagattccatttatatgaaatagcCAGAATAGGTAAATCAATAAAGAGAAAGCAGATGAGCAGCTATCCAGGTCTTAGGGGGACAAAGGGGTGAGAAACGAGAAGTGAGCTGCCAATGGGGATGGGGTTCCTTTTGTGGGGTGacgaaaatgttctaaaattagattatggtGGTGGCTGTGCAAACCTGTAAACTTATTAAAAACCATTGGGttgtacccttttttttttgagatggagtctcattctgtcacctaggcaggagtgcagtggcatgatctcacctcactgcagcctccgcctcccaggttcaagtgattgtcctgccttagcctcctgagtagctgggattacaggcacatgccaccatgcctggctaaatttttttttgtatttttagtaaagatggggcttcaccatgttggccatgctggtgtcgaactcgtgacctcaagcgatctgcccacctcggcctcccaaagtgctgggattacaggagtgagccaccgcgcccggccgaattgcACACTTTGAACGAGTGAATTCTGTGCGAGAGAAATTGGAGACAAATATGGACAACTCTCCCAAGGAAATTTGCTATTAACAgaaatagaggccgggcgcggtggctcaagcctgtaatcccagcactttgggaggccgagacgggcggatcacgaggccaggagatcgagagacgatcccggctaacacggtgaaaccccgtctctactaaaaaatacaaaaaaactagccgggcgaggtggcgggcgcctgtagtcccagctactcgggaggctgaggcaggagaacggcgtaaacccgggaggcggagcttgcagtgagctgagatccggccactgcactccagcctgggtgacagagcaagactccgtctcaaaaaaaaaaaaaaaaaaaaaaaaacagaaatagatatGGAACAGTtgtttctggggaaactgaggtcaagAGAGGGAGTCTTAAAAATGGGAGAGTAACAATATGTTCGGATGCTGATGGGAAAGGCTCCGAAGGGAAAGGAGAATTGACGGAGGATCAGGTGGAAGGAACTGCTGGAGTGAAGTCTTCGAGCAGACAAAGAGGACATAGGGTCTGGTGTCCTGATGGAAGAGGTTGGCATTGGCTTGGAGCACAGACAGGTCACCCTCAGCAACAGCAAGAAGGTGGAGTGTATGCACACAGGGGCAAGTGAGTGGGAAGACGTGGAGATGAGGACTCCGGCAAAAGTTTTCTCTTGTAACCCCTATTTTCTCAGTGAGATAGGAAGTCAGCtaagaggctgggggagggggtgctggaGGTTTGAAGAGAAAAGGGATGTGTTACCCTTCTGAGTAGACGGACATCATCTGCAGTACCTGACAGTGTGCGGCAGGTGGCAGGTGCTTCGTAAGAACCTGTGAATGAGTTGAGTAACCCTCACACCAACCCTGCCCCATGGGATTAATAATCCCTGTTTTCAAAAGAGGGAACCCCTGGTTCCAAGGAAGGAGAGTGTCTTGTCCAGGTTCAAACAGCTAGCACCCAGCACTGAGCCCAGCGTCCCCAATTCTCAATCATCCAGTCCCCTTAGTTCTCAAAAAAGGAGGAGACtcagggaaaataaataaaattctttattaCATCCTGATCACACAGTAGAAATGGAGATTAAATAAGAACGAGGAGAAAGCAGGACCCTTTCCCCTCCGCTCCTCAAATCCCACACCCTGACCAATAAATACCCCTCCCTAGAGACCCAGAAGTCCCAGTCCCAATATAGTCCAGACTGAAGAATCTTGGGCTGCTGACCCCCTCGTTTTGCagaggagggaaactgaggcccagagaaccACCCAGCAAGTTCGTGGCTCGGGGGCCCTGCAGGTCTCCTCTGGCCTCCCCTGAAGACCCTTGAGGCGGCTTCCGCGTGGCTGGAACTCACACCTGGACACGGTAGCCCCCGGTCCGCCGCCGGCAAAGCCTCCGCACGCCCACCCAGTACAGCGTCAACATGACCACCCAGTAGCCCACGTAGGCGCCGGCCCCCGCGGCTAAGTGGTAGGCCTCCGCTGCACGGGAAGGGCCGCTCCAGTCGGCCCTGGCCTCGTGTGCCACACTGCGGACCAGGCCCCCAAGCAGCAGCAGCGCCCAGAGCGCCAGGGGCAGCAGAGGGACGTAATTAGCGGCCAGCTTCCGCCGGCCCGAGGTGCCCCAGCCACTCTGGTTCATGGTGACCAGCGCCAGGAACTTGGCGGGCAGGAGGCCACACATGTAGAGGGGCGCGTAGAGCGACAGCAGCACCATACGCAGGCAGCCCCGCAGCCAGGCCGCAAAGGCCGCCTTGGCCAGTGCCACGCCCTGCACGCATAGCAGCACCCACAGCAGCGCCCACGGGCGGCCCGCATAGAACAGACGCAGCACCGTGGCCGCCACGAAGAAGGGGAACAGGCCGGAGACCACCGCCTCGTAGGTCATCCAGGCGTGATGCCGGTGCCACCAGAGCGCGTTGTACAGCCATTCACGGAAGTACGACTTGGACCAGCGAGTCTGCTGACTCAGCCAGCGCAGGAAGGACGAGGGTGTCTCTGAGTAGCAGCGAGACCTGGAGGTGTACCTGCATGGGCGCGAGGAATAAGGACATCATCGCATGCTCCCTGGGGCCTGGGCAGGATTCTGGAGGCAGAAGTGACCACTATGGATAGCCACTGGGGGCGAGTTTCTGaacctctctaggcctcagtaTTCTCATGTGTAGAATAGGGTtgataggccgggcatggtgactcacgcctgtaatcccagcactttgggaggctgaggcataaggagttcaagaccagcctgggcaacatagcaagaccccatctctactaaataagcaaataaataaataagcaccaATGGGCAggatgcaatggctcatgcctgtaatcccagcactatgggaggctgaggtggggggatcacttgaggctaagagttcgagaccagcctaggcaacatagtgagacccccatctctaacaacaaaaaaacaaaatagccaggtgtggtgatgtgtgcctgcagtcccagctatttcgcaggctgagatgggagaatcacttgagctcaggagtttgaggctgcggtgagccatgatcatgcccctgcactccagcctgagcctgagcaacacagaaagactctatcattttttgtttttttaagatggagtctcgttcttgttgcccaggctggagtgcaatggcacaatgtcagctcactgcaacctccgcctcctgggttcaagcgattttcctgcctcagcctccagagtaggtgggattacaggtgcccgacaccatgcccagctaattttttatattttcagtagggacggggtttcactatgttggctgggctcgaactcctgacctcaggtgatacaccgcctcagcctcccaaaatgctgggattataggcatgagccaccgcgtccggcctaagagtccatctgaaaaaaaaaaggttctcaTATGACAAGgatactgtgaggattaaatgaagatTAAACGCCAAGTGCTTAGGACCAGTAGATAGtatttgcttaataaatgttagttactaCTGTTTTTACTGTGACTAATACCATTACTATTGCCGTTACTAATATCATGTTGGTTACTGACACTATTACTAATACTATTACTAACATATTACTAATACTGTCATGCTTACTATTACTGGCAGTCCCTATAGTGAGGAGCAAGATGGGCGTGGTTGCTACCCAGGGTAGTCTATGTATTGGAACTTCTCAAGGGAACCATCAGGCCTCCTTCCTGTTTTGTGGCAGACATCGTTAATCAATCCCTGCACAGGTTCCAGCCAAGCCCACACAAGACTAGAATCGTGGGCATTACTTGACAGTGTCCAGTCTCCTTCCCCTGTGTCACTTGGCATCCTCAGTGGCCTCCCTGCTTCCGACCTTGCCTTCTGCAGTCTGTACCCAAAACAGCTGCCAAAGGGATCCCATTACAACATGTCACTTCTCTGCTTAAAACCCTCCCATGGCTCCCTCATCTTAGTCAGAGTCCTTAGACCTATAAGCCTTTCATGAGTGGACCCCTTGTTGACTCTCCATCCTCCTCTCCTAATACTCCCTCAGTTccatgctccagccacactgttCTCAGCCTTGAGCCCCATCCTACTTCAGGCACTCCACTTAACACTTCACTCCCCACCCCAAAACTTCCTATCCATCCCCCTGCCTGGCATTATTTATCTCCATAACACATATCATGAACATACTGTATGTTCTGCTTATTTACTTCTTGTGTGTCTCCCCTACTGATGTAATCAATTGGTGTCCTATCTGCCTATTGCTGTATCCCCGCAGCTTAAACATTCTAGGCACCtagtgaatatttgttgagtgaattaaTTCATGGATTCCCTTGGATTATCCCAAGTTCCGTCTGGGTCTTTCAGTGGACCTGACTTTGCAGAAATCACTCTTCCCTGAACTTCACTTGGTCTAGATCATCCTCCCCTGAGTCTCATGGAATTACTTGTCTTCTCTTGAAGAACTTGCTAGAGTTCGGGTGCTCCTCTTCTCTCACTTGATTCTTTCTCCACGGCTCTCTCACTAGTTAGATCCCACTCTATCCATTTGTCTCTTGCCCTTCCTACTTCACTCCCCACTACCTTAGTCTCCATGGCAGAACCAACTCACCCTAACTCAATTCTAGGTGGAATTCTCTACCCTCACCTTGCCTCTCTTGGTAGAGTTCACTGCATTCCATGGTTCAATGCAAATGCCAGCCTTGTCCCTTATAGCATCTTCCCCTCTTCCCTAATATCTCACTTGGTAAAGTCCATTGGCTCAATGCAAATGGCCCCTCTGCCCATTATGgtatcttcctctctcctctaaAGTCTCACTTGATAGAGCCCACGGTCTGGTGAGTTACTTTGGATTTGGAGAACTCTCAGCATGCACACATGCTGGGATACTCATTGGCCTCCACACATACCCGACCACCTGGTCCCCTCAGCTTACTTGGTAGCATAACCCATGCTGAGCATGCGGTTGGTGAGGTGCCGGTCGTCCCCAAAAGTACAGTGGGTTCCCAGGAACTTCTGGTTGTACCAGGCCTCAAGAAACTGCTGCAAGAGGTTGTTCCTATATAGGCCTGGGTGAGGGGAGGTGTGAAAGAGTGTCAGTCTCTGCTGTCACCAACATCAACTCCAGTGCTGTTTCCAGCCCCAACCCCATCTCCAGTTCCAACCCCATCCTCAGTCATCATAATCTCAATCTCAGCACTATCTCCAATCCCAACTCCAGCCCCAATCCTGTCCTCAACCTCATATCCACTCCAACTTGCCTGTCATTGAACTATACCCATTGTGACTGCAAACCTGCCCACCCCAGTCTCATCACCAATCCCATATCCATTCTCAGCCCCATCCAAaacccactgcaacctcaaacctGGCTCCAACTCTGTCTTTGACTCCAAGCTTATCCCATCTTTttccccaggcccagccccaaTCCCCATCCATATCCTTTCTCCAATCTCACTCCCCACACCAAACTCAGCTCGAACCCAAGCAGCATCCTCACCGCCAACTTCCAGTTTTATCCCATCCCCAGTTCCTACCCTGCTGCATCTTTGTCCCCAACCCCAGTCACATCCTCAGCCCCATCCGgcttcccttctccctttccaCTCCATCCACGGCCCTCCCAATCTCTGCCGCTGCTTACCTAGAGGACCGCTGATGCAGGACACACAGTGGAAGTAGCTCTGACAAGCCCGCTCCACATTGAAGGCTACCCAGTATCGCAGGCTGCTTAGGAAGCTGACCCAGGAGTCCAGAGGGTTAAGGATCCGCACGTCCCCACCAACAGCCCCTACCCGGGGGTCCTCGTCCAGGACCTGCACGAGCTCCAGCAGTGCCATGGGGTCCAACCTTGTGTCCGAGTCGCAGACCTGTGAGGTGGAAGGGGACAGGATCAGCACAGACCCCTGCATCGGACTGATGCTTGAGAGGAGGGCACCAAGGGGTTCAATGCAGCTGGGGCACTCTGCAACCGATCTGAATgcaattttgagatttttttagtCATTTTCAATGTGCAATCACAGTTTAACATGTACTCCAAGATGCACATCCTTGTATGAACATGAACAATGAGACATATACCATCTCCTCTGGTGTGTGAGTGAGACCCCGACTTGCTACTAAgcaatagaatatggcagaagttaTGGGATATAACTGCCACGATCATATTACCTAATATGGAAATGGTGAATAGGTTTTGCAATGTAATTAAGTCCCCAAATCTCTTGACTATAAGTTAATCAaaaggagattatcctgggtgGGCCTGACCTAATCAGGAGAACCCTTTAAAAGCAGATCTAGAAGTCAGAGAGTCTCCTTGCTGGCCTTGAAGAGGCAAGCTACTGCTACCATGAGTTCTGTGGctgcaagaaaatgaattctgccaacgaACAAATACATAAGCTTGAAAGATAACCCCAAGGCTTAAAAAAGACCCAGCTCTAGCTGATACCCTGATTGCAACCAGCTCCAGCTGATACCCTGATTGCAACCTGGTGATATCCTGAAAAAAAGGACCCAGCTGAGCTGTGCTGACTCTTGATTCATAGAAACTATGAGGTAATAAATGTGTTTTGTTCAAGTTGCCAAACATATGGTAACTTGTTATGCAGCAATGGAAAACTAATATAAAGCATTAGAATTGCTACACCAGGCCGGttgtgtggctcatgcctgtaatcccagcactttgggaggccaaagtgggcagataacctgaggtcaggagtttgagaccagcctagccaacatggtgaaaccgtgtctctacaaaaatataagaattagctgcgcatgatggcagatgcctgtataccagctactggggaggctgaggtgggagaatcacttgaacccaggaggcggaggttgcagtgaaccaagattgaaccattgcactccagcctgggcaacagagtgagattccatctcaaaagattGCTACACCAAATGGGATGGATGAATGAGTACATAAATGAAATTAGTCTGAATATCGAATACATAGATAGAtggctgaatggatgaacaaaagaATCTCAACACtgaaggaggggaaaggaaggagggaagaaggaaagaagaaagggaacaaATCTCCACATttaatagataaatgaatgaataaatgagcaaatgatcTCCATattggatggatagatgggtgtatgaatgagtgagtgaagaaaAGAATTTCTACACTGAATGAAGTAAGgaagaacttttatttatttatttaagatggagttttgctcttgttgcccaggctggagtgcaatggtgtgatctcggctcactgcaacttccacctcccaggttcaaacgattctcctgcctcagcctcccaagtagttgggattacaagcatgcaccaccacgccgggctaattttgtatttttggtagagacagggtttccctatgttggtcaggctggtcttgaactcccaacctcagatcagcctcccaaagtgctgggattacaggcatgagccaccacgcctgtccaGGAAGAACTTAATTCTATATTGAATGGATGGAAatgtggatagatggatggatgcatgaatgAATCTCTATATTGAATGAGTGGATAAATGAATGGAGGAGTGAATGAATGCGTGAAATTAAGAATCTGCCTCCAATGGGTGgataaacaaaggaagaaatgactCTATACtgaatgtataaatgaatgaaggaatgaatattATCCATATTgcatggataggtggatggatgactGAATGAGTGAGAGTGTCTAcactgaataaagaaaagaaggacttattttattttttagatggagtctcgctcttgtcgcccaggctgcagtgca
The sequence above is a segment of the Macaca nemestrina isolate mMacNem1 chromosome 20, mMacNem.hap1, whole genome shotgun sequence genome. Coding sequences within it:
- the LOC105497093 gene encoding hyaluronan synthase 1 translates to MTWAYAAGVPLASDRYGLLAFGLYGAFLSAHLLAQSLFAYLEHRRVAAAARRAAARGRLDAATARSVALTISAYQEDPAYLRQCLVSARALLYPRARLRVLMVVDGNRPEDLYMVDMFREVFADEDPATYVWDGNYHQPWEPAAGAVGAGAYREVEAEDPGRLAVEALVRTRRCVCVAQRWGGKREVMYTAFKALGDSVDYVQVCDSDTRLDPMALLELVQVLDEDPRVGAVGGDVRILNPLDSWVSFLSSLRYWVAFNVERACQSYFHCVSCISGPLGLYRNNLLQQFLEAWYNQKFLGTHCTFGDDRHLTNRMLSMGYATKYTSRSRCYSETPSSFLRWLSQQTRWSKSYFREWLYNALWWHRHHAWMTYEAVVSGLFPFFVAATVLRLFYAGRPWALLWVLLCVQGVALAKAAFAAWLRGCLRMVLLSLYAPLYMCGLLPAKFLALVTMNQSGWGTSGRRKLAANYVPLLPLALWALLLLGGLVRSVAHEARADWSGPSRAAEAYHLAAGAGAYVGYWVVMLTLYWVGVRRLCRRRTGGYRVQV